Genomic DNA from Babylonia areolata isolate BAREFJ2019XMU chromosome 9, ASM4173473v1, whole genome shotgun sequence:
TGGCTCTTCTCGGAAGGTTGCACAAAATGGGACCCACAAATAATCattcaatcaaccagtcagtcaatcaatcaatcagtcaacctgATCTATCAATTACATAGTGGGTCCACCAGTAATCATCCAACCATCCAGTCACTCGATCAATAATTCACTCAATCGCTAAGTGATTGGTTtgtgcggggaaagagagagagagagacagagacagagacagaaacaacgacacagagagacagacagagagagagagagagagacagacagacagacagacagacagagagacagacagacagacagacagacacacagacacacagacagacagacagacacacagacacacagagacagacagacagacagaaacaacgacagagagagagagagagagagatagatagataaatagatagatagatagataacggacagacagacagacacaaacctaCTAATCTTCTGATGTTTGATATGAATAGCAGATTAAACGTGTTGTTAAAATCGGAACACGTTATTTCTTTTGACtttggatctatctatctatctatattatcaACGTTGGatctttctgtctatttatctatcttatcaACGGTTATCTGAAATCGGCACTCACTTTTCATCTATATATTTGAGGTTTCATAAATCAATCGGGTATAAAGATAATGGTCGGAGCCGCTGATCTTTTCATCTGCGATGCGATGAGTTGTATTTTTGGATCACCAAATAACAGGAAGACCATGATGTGACCACAACGCCAGAAATAGTGACCGTAGGAAGTTTcgttccttatatatatatatagatagatatagatatatagatatatatatgtgtgtgtgtgtgtgtgtgtaaacaacgaAACTATATATATGAGTTTTAACGAAAGCAACTAgataaaatgctttttttttctcttttgataAGGATGGTCTTTTCCTCTCGAGTCAAACTATAATGATCTTTTCGGCTGATTGCCATTTATAGAATTGTTGGTTTTcctgtttgtgttcttgtttgtttgtatgtttgttttttgttggttttttttttttttgtttctttgtcttgttttttaaTTATCGCCGAAAAACATAACAGGTTATCAGTTTGCCAGAAATAGCGACCGCAGGAAGACGCTCCGatccttctttatatatatatatatatatatatatatatatatctagttgCTTTCgtaaaaaatcatatatatatatatatatatatatatatatatatatatgattttttacGAAAGCAACTAGATATTATGGGCTTTTCCCCTAGCATTAGAATAATATTATCACGATCCGTTTGGTTTGATTGCTATTCATAGAGCTGCTGATATtcctgtttgttgttcttgtattgtatttttttggaTTCACCGAAAGACGTGAACATGTGACCAGAACACTGGTACAGACTAAAAATAGTTGCTGTAGAAAGCTacgaaaagcaaacacacacatccagttcATTACTAGAAGCTAAGGTGGTTCCAAAAACGGTAAACCCGTAGACGCAAAAAGTTCGGTAATTCCGTTGAGGTCAACGTGTAAAtccgacacacacaacaaccaccaccactcccggCTCGGACATTGAGACGAAGGGTTTTCAAAACAATCCAGCAGCAGTGAGAAGAGTGGCAGTCACCGTGGATGGCTCAACCATTCTGGTACCTCACGCTATTTCAGGGGGTGTCATTAATCATGCTAGTCTTCGCGTCATTTTAttcctcacctttttttttttttccgagtggCAGGGCAGTATCCTCATTAAGCAGCCTGTTCGTAATCCCGTTGACTATTAtgtatcctcacacacacacacacacacacacacacacacacacacacacacacacacacagattgattgatGAATTATTGTcgaaagcatttacagccattttgacaaggggggtggggggtgttacaaaaaaactaattaaacaaataccacgaaacacacaccgcaacaactgtgtgcaagaaaagggaaggggaaaagaacaacaagagtAAACAACATGTGGACCTTCCATGGTCATAATTCGTTTGTTTATATAATAATaagtgaatccgtttattcattagcattagggggTCCTCTGTATATAATTACTtaccttttacttgattctttatactgtctgcccattttctagtcctttctgcctacagttaagtgctacggtaagaaattttgacatagctATTACCATTTCttcgttctcgtttttttttaGCATGTGTTCCATGCGGGTTAAGTCATCAACGGGACCTAATTCTATgttgaatggatatctgtttcggatgtgtgcatatacaggacagtggaataaaacgtgagagagagagacagagagagacagagacagagacagagagagacagagacagagacagagacgggggggtggggggtgggagggacagtACAATGGAGaagtgggtcgggggggggggggggggcggggggggggggcagtacaaTGGAGAAgacggtggggcgggggggatggtgAAATGGAGAAttcacggggggcggggggggggggcgggggggggcagtaCAATGGAGAAgacggtggggcgggggggatggtgAAATGGAGAAttcacgggggggcgggggggggggggggggggcggggagggggaagtacAATGGAGAAGACGGTGGGGCGAGGGGGATGGTGAAATGGAGAAttcacggggggtggggggggtgcggggtggggtgggggggggggggcgcagtacAATGGAGAAGACGGGGGGCAATAAAGACTAGATcacaacgccccccccaccccccacgccccctccccccgcaccccttgctttttttaattgtttcGTTAAACGCATAGGCAGGATGTAATTTACAACTACAGGGTGGGAGGCAGgcatgggtggggttggggggtggggggggggagggggaggggggtttcgatcttgacacaccacaccacaaaatacccccccccaagGGAGCAATTCCAAGATGGCCCACCGAGAAAGACGCCGGGGTTTCTAGAACccagttaggggggggggggggggtaactttgAGGCGGTAACACCGGAAAACACCAGCATTACGGGATGACTGGTCAGCCATTCGTTTTGAAGCAAGGAGCGGTTGCTATTTTCGGAGAGGAAACGGAAGAGACGATATATGTAagcgagtgagggagagagagagagagagcggggatatAAAACAGAGCGCAGAAACAAGATCGGCAgagaagaaggagacaaagaagaagcaacagtaggagaacgaaggagaagacaacgaagaagaaggggaagaagcgaAACCTGAAGGAGAaaggaacgagaagaagaaggaggagaaggcgtAGAAGAAGGATAAtcagaacaagaacgagaaagagaagaataaagcgaagaagaaagaaataggaagaagacgaagaattagAACACGAATAACAATAATatgtagaagaacaagaacaagaagaagatcaagaaagAAGATAACTCTTAAGAAGAGATTCAACCTCAAGCCTTTCAACAGATAGGCAGGTATAATGTCAACATTCAATGTCGTGTCATCGTAAATCTGTTGAACTTTAACCACAaaagttgtttatttttgttactTAAGTACTTCGGATATTCACGCGCCCGTGTGTTTGGCTTTTTTTCAGCTAGCTAACATAATCAACCAATCACCTTCCTCCGtcattccgctctctctctctctctctctctctctctctctctctctctctctccctctctctctctctcttcgcacaaCTCAATCACTttgtaattgattgattgaccgcttaattgattgattgactgattgtttgGTTGAACGATTCCTCTTGATCACATTATGTGcaccgttcctttttttttttttttttttttttttttttttttttttttttttttgcttgaaacCTCTCGTTCATGTGAAATCGAAACTGGAACGAACTgaaacatgaaataaaaagaatatttAATGTGAACTTTAATCACTTATTATCATGTAtacttgtaaaaaaaatattcaccctttctccttcccctctcctcccatccagGTCACcacaacactatcaccaccatcaccaccaccagcaccaccaccaccaccagcaccgttCTCCACCATGTTCACCATCCCAGTGATCTCCAGCAACAGCCGCTACTCGCCGGACTCCTCGGGCATGATGCACCTCAACGCCCTCAACGGCTCGCTGTCCTCCAGCCAGCGGAGCCTCTCCTCCTGCTCCAACTGCCTCCCGTCCTACGAGGAGGCTGTCACCAACGGGCCCCTCTTCGGTCTCTTCAACGTCAACGGGGGAGacgcctcctccaccaccaaccaccgcCACCAGCCCCACCGCCACAACCAGCACCATCCTCgctgccatcaccaccatgattgtcacaaccaccaccacaaccaccaccaccacatccacttcCCGCAAAGCTACCAcagccccaacaacaacaacaacaacgacgacgattacGACGTCGActacgaagatgatgatggtgctgatgaggAGGGGAACTTTTATTACTCGCCCCCGACTTACCACGAAGTTCTCTTCCCTGGCGGAACCGGAAGTGGGACCGGAAGCGGAAGAGGGCCGTCCAGGTCTCCCAGCCCTCGCCCGCCGCGTTCCCAGAGCGACAATGCAGGCCGGTGGTTGGACGTGGAGGTTCAAGGCGAACGCCTGGCCAAGGTCACGGTCTCTTCGACGAGGTCGAAGAGTCCGCTGCTTTCTCATTTTTTGCCGGTGAGTATTTTAGGGTGTAGGTTTGTTTGCTTAGTTGGTTGGTGTTATGTCAGTGGTGTTGTTTGCGAGTGCTGTTTGGTGTCCAGTTGTTTTctaatctatctatatgtctatctatctattgtgttgttgttctggatGGCAACATTTCATACTGTTGTTGtagcttctgctgttgttttgttggcgGTTGtgcttccgttgttgttgttgttgctgttgcttgatTGTTGTTGCTTCAGTTGTTATTGATGGTGCCGCTGCTCGTCTCGCTGTTGTTATTAATGTTGCTATCTCTGTTGTTTCCTGTtctcttctgttgttgttatcgctgttgttgttgttgttgttgtttcttctgctcgttctatttttttttcgttgtcgtgttgctgttttgttattcttcttgttgtttctccTCCCGGTCCATTTCCTCTTTTCCCTTAATTTGCTTCCTCTGTACTGTGTTCTTCTCACTTctgccctctccttcctctcctcctccttctcctagcatctcttcctccctccccttttccaccctccctctctcacccacacccaagtctctctctctctctttatatcaccCCCTCTCATTCGATattctgtgcctttctctctctctctctctctctctcttactctcactctctctctgtttcttctctcccttATCCCCTTATCTTCTTCTACTCTCCTTCTGTTActaccttcctcttctccttctttgtattGTGACATCTTCGGGGTTCTCCTGTTGTTGATTTCGTCCTGTTCATGTTTCGGTTAGatatttcctgttgttgttgttgttgttgtttttctcataaTAGCAGTAGGTTGTTTGTGGTTGTAGTCATGTTTTTGACATTCGTGACGCTGTTTCctgtcttttgtttcatttttgttgatGATATTTGTCAGAATTTACTCACGCGCTCAATCTACCCAGCtggggtgaataaacaaagtCTACAAGTTCTCTCGAAAatctccatctcacacacacacacacacacacacacacacacacacacacacacacacacacacactacacacaatacacatgaaACGCGAAGCGAAAgaatccagacagacagaacccaaTCATGAAGCAGAGTCAATCCGATGAGAGAAAAGAGCGAAGGCACTTTTTGAGCCCCAGACTGAATGCCAGACTGTGTGATCTGACCGAGCCTACACTCAGCAGGAGAGAATAAATGTTTAGCGGACTGGAGCTCCTTGCAGAGTCTCAGACGGACTAATCCTGctttctcccccctcaccccccccccatccccccccccccccccacacacacacacttcctcttcctAGTCTGCATCTCACTACCTCCCGTCACCCCCAACCTCCAGCAACGCTTCCTACTCCCcgccccttcttctttctttctttcattatgtaTTTACCTATCCAAAGCCTTTCTCATTCATTGATTTAAATACCTATTTTATCAgcgcagtatatatatatatatatatataaaacttgtCCAAAACAGAAAGTGACAACACCCTCTTGCATGTATCTTttatgaatgaaaaacaacaacaaacaaacaatcatccACCATTCCCCACGTCGTCAGTTTTGCCTTTATGATTCCCCTTTCCTTATTCTGACATTCTTTTATCCCTCTTCCTGGTAGCAGTACAGCTACAAGAAATGTATCGCTGATTCTGGCACTGTCTGACAATTGTGATGtcttcatacatgcatacacatttttaTTTTCAGAAAAGTCCTCGTCGAAGCTCCAGCCGCCTCGAAGACAAACAGCCCGTCCCGACATGCACCAGCAAAGGCGGAAACGGAAGTGAGGGCAAGCGGAAGCAAGGCtcggagaaatccactctgtcagTGGCCAAGGACAAGCTGTACAGAGTATTCTCCCCTATGCTGACGCGAAAGGGCGATCGTCACAGATCGTCTTCAGCGAAacgtgagtatgagtgtgtgttttgtgtgtgtgtgtgtgtgtgtgtgtgtgtgtgtgtgtgtgtgtgtgtgtgtgtgtgtttgtgtgtgtgtgtgtggatatatatatatatatactattttaTCAGcgcagtatattattattatttagtataGTAAAAAACTTGTCAAACAGAAGTGACAACACCTCTTGCATGTATCTTtttgaatgaaaaacaacaacaaacaaacaatcatcaGCCATTCCCACGTCGTcagtatattatataatatattatatatatatatatattaagagagagagaggagagagagagagagagagagagagtgtatgtgtgtgtgtttgtgtgtgcgtgcgtgtgcatatgcagTGTGTAACATGTGTTAGTGTAGTGTGTAATGCGTGTCTGTGCTTGCTttcggaatgaaaaaaaaaggaactagaacaaatctgttttgttttgaatgtctAACCGCTTAGTACTTGGTCTCTAACTGAGGATGGTCGCTATATAAATAATCGTATCgttaatcaatcaaacaatcattcattcatttattcattcatggtttggttttgttaCAGCGGCGTCCAGAAAGAAGACGCACTCATCCGCGGACGATGAAAACAGCGAGGAAGAGGAAATGACGTCACCT
This window encodes:
- the LOC143285753 gene encoding uncharacterized protein LOC143285753; its protein translation is MFTIPVISSNSRYSPDSSGMMHLNALNGSLSSSQRSLSSCSNCLPSYEEAVTNGPLFGLFNVNGGDASSTTNHRHQPHRHNQHHPRCHHHHDCHNHHHNHHHHIHFPQSYHSPNNNNNNDDDYDVDYEDDDGADEEGNFYYSPPTYHEVLFPGGTGSGTGSGRGPSRSPSPRPPRSQSDNAGRWLDVEVQGERLAKVTVSSTRSKSPLLSHFLPKSPRRSSSRLEDKQPVPTCTSKGGNGSEGKRKQGSEKSTLSVAKDKLYRVFSPMLTRKGDRHRSSSAKPASRKKTHSSADDENSEEEEMTSPPVRMCVAPGRSKGSGVRSGQFDDLKGHKAGKQHKSKSPHKHSHRTK